The following are encoded together in the Culex pipiens pallens isolate TS chromosome 1, TS_CPP_V2, whole genome shotgun sequence genome:
- the LOC120420750 gene encoding endoplasmic reticulum aminopeptidase 2 isoform X1, with protein sequence MKRRNDYKVAMAESMELEPLGGMDSSKPSESKRNGINKYGGDSTSGRPGREGVAVCSQKRALCVTAIVLGTLLATALVIAYAGPQTVCPCAGKIPPGYIQEGYNDTEPFQPIASNGQPFPWLLPTLPNNVRPYRYSLTIHPNLTTLDVKGQVTVEFHVEKETNFIVIHAQDLNITEKALVGPKGYALKILRILEYTPRQQLYIELRDKLRKKANYTLSIRWYSKMITDPDGFFVDQFETEHDVKKILAATILRPGSARKAFPCFDEPHLRASFRISLFRDRFHIGLSNSIVQDTDDVGFYMGTGLLRDDFAETPPLPPDSISWVISDFKRQLLDPSPIYQTVNVSKDARKPLLEPTKQPAKLTKAEKKPFRNLTAVLLSKNLFKLTNNQPPSKPSANESSTVVPMAENIIQGNHTNQGAGSDSNHTSAADALEIKTAPAYSFYAPKSYVDKGSFVLHTSRDILEYLQQWLGVAYPLSKLDFIALPTLDEDLTSSLGLIVCRTSFLSSPENVSTKEYHMSVVKISEGIVKQYFGGLISPKAWKHSWLWEGIIQYLSRFILTPIRPLWPMNELFLIETTTRALDMDALQGWESIYTGTTDTGDNDPFYIDKSASMLAMLQSAVGESNFRQCLGKFLKTFKYQTAEPADLWILCSKQVNYSKNVKEMMNFWTHLAGFPLVNVTRTGDELHISQVPFAPAEFLAINDDPSLDENDPLATFGDGSTTTSTTTTIAPTVASKDKRRTRWVFPISYVTSNSDQLPDTIWMNTTETKVTLNHSPKWIKLNHEQTGYFRVLYDEDNWGKLVEQMLINHHVFSTQDRVGLVSDIFTLCHANLLSCDYAMDLIAYFPKEQDWGPVLVGFKHLEKWRKILKYSECYLVLAEYIRQNLAKSILELTWNDTGKEEIKLLRPTVLLNAVLWEEPDAIKNAKELMNDQGSIPPNLRSVAYIGSVLSGEIRYWQDCWSLYTKLRAEKDVGSEERMELLRALGVTKDAWLQNRLLSHVITLPVTEVVQVLQTIAGTPTGGAMACRFLQAKWLDFQSKLGRGSVNFARVISAITQYGSTKFDYDELKSLVERFGDGPGMKTLNMTLSMVAANVEWVSRSQTSIFNWIEQKYHF encoded by the exons GTGGTGACAGTACAAGTGGCCGACCAGGCCGGGAAGGCGTTGCCGTTTGTTCACAAAAGCGCGCACTATGCGTGACGGCGATCGTGCTGGGAACACTGCTAG CCACCGCCCTGGTGATAGCGTACGCCGGTCCCCAGACGGTATGTCCGTGCGCGGGCAAGATCCCCCCGGGATACATCCAGGAGGGGTACAACGATACGGAACCCTTCCAGCCAATCGCGAGCAATGGCCAGCCGTTCCCGTGGCTGCTGCCAACGCTGCCGAACAATGTGCGACCCTACCGGTACTCGTTGACGATTCACCCCAATCTGACTACGCTCGATGTGAAAG GACAAGTCACGGTCGAGTTCCACGTGGAAAAGGAGACTAACTTCATCGTGATACACGCACAGGATCTCAACATCACGGAGAAG GCACTGGTCGGACCCAAGGGCTACGCGCTGAAGATCCTCCGGATACTGGAGTACACGCCCCGGCAGCAGCTGTACATCGAGTTGCGGGACAAGCTACGCAAGAAAGCAAATTACACGCTCAGTATTCGGTGGTACTCGAAGATGATCACCGATCCGGACGGCTTCTTCGTGGACCAGTTCGAAACGGAGCATGACGTTAAGAA AATCCTGGCCGCTACGATCCTGCGACCGGGCAGTGCCCGCAAGGCATTCCCATGCTTCGACGAGCCACACCTGAGGGCGTCGTTCCGGATATCGCTGTTCCGCGATCGCTTCCACATCGGGCTGTCCAACTCGATCGTTCAGGACACGGACGACGTCGGGTTCTACATGGGAACGGGACTG CTGCGAGACGACTTTGCCGAGACACCGCCACTGCCGCCGGATTCGATCTCGTGGGTGATCAGCGACTTCAAGCGCCAGCTGCTCGACCCATCGCCGATCTACCAGACCGTGAACGTGTCCAAGGACGCCCGCAAGCCACTGCTGGAGCCGACGAAGCAGCCAGCCAAACTGACCAAGGCGGAGAAGAAGCCGTTCCGCAACCTTACTGCCGTTCTACTGTCGAAGAATCTCTTCAAACTGACAAACAATCAACCACCTAGCAAGCCATCCGCCAACGAGTCCAGTACGGTCGTGCCCATGGCCGAGAACATTATTCAGGGAAATCACACCAATCAAGGCGCGGGAAGCGATAGCAATCATACGAGTGCGGCCGACGCCTTGGAGATCAAGACCGCTCCGGCGTATTCGTTCTACGCACCCAAGTCGTACGTAGACAAGGGTAGCTTCGTCCTGCACACATCACGAGACATCCTGGAGTACCTGCAACAGTGGCTGGGAGTTGCTTATCCCCTCTCCAAGCTAGACTTTATCGCGCTACCAACACTAGACGAAGATCTGACGAGTTCGCTGGGACTGATCGTGTGCCGAACGTCCTTCCTCAGCTCTCCGGAGAATGTCTCCACCAAGGAGTACCACATGTCCGTGGTGAAGATTTCCGAGGGCATCGTCAAGCAGTACTTTGGCGGACTGATCTCGCCAAAAGCGTGGAAACACTCCTGGCTTTGGGAAGGTATCATCCAATATCTAAGTCGGTTCATCCTAACCCCAATTCGACCTCTCTGGCCAATGAACGAACTCTTCCTGATCGAAACGACCACCCGAGCGTTGGACATGGACGCCCTGCAAGGTTGGGAGAGCATCTACACCGGAACGACCGACACCGGAGACAACGATCCGTTCTACATCGACAAATCTGCGTCGATGCTGGCCATGCTGCAGTCGGCCGTCGGAGAGTCCAACTTCCGTCAGTGCTTAGGTAAATTCCTGAAGACGTTCAAGTACCAGACGGCGGAACCGGCCGACCTGTGGATCCTCTGTTCCAAGCAGGTCAACTACAGTAAAAACGTCAAAGAAATGATGAACTTCTGGACGCATCTGGCGGGCTTCCCGTTGGTCAACGTGACCCGCACCGGAGACGAACTCCACATCAGCCAGGTACCGTTCGCACCCGCTGAGTTCCTCGCGATCAACGACGATCCCAGCCTGGACGAAAACGACCCGTTGGCGACGTTTGGGGATGGTTCCACCACAACCAGTACGACCACGACCATTGCGCCAACCGTGGCCAGCAAGGACAAGCGACGCACCCGGTGGGTCTTCCCGATCAGCTACGTAACCAGCAACAGCGATCAACTGCCGGACACAATCTGGATGAACACCACGGAAA CTAAAGTAACGCTCAATCACTCGCCCAAGTGGATCAAGCTGAACCACGAGCAAACCGGATACTTCCGGGTGCTGTACGACGAGGACAACTGGGGCAAGCTGGTCGAGCAGATGCTGATCAACCATCACGTCTTCAGCACGCAGGATCGCGTCGGTCTCGTGTCGGACATCTTTACGCTGTGCCACGCGAATCTGCTGTCCTGCGACTATGCCATGGATTTGATCGCGTACTTCCCCAAGGAACAGGACTGGGGACCGGTGCTGGTAGGATTCAAACACCTCGAAAAGTGGCGCAAGATTCTCAAGTACTCCGAGTGCTACCTGGTACTCGCGGAGTACATCCGCCAGAACCTCGCCAAGTCGATCCTGGAGCTGACGTGGAACGATACCGGCAAGGAGGAGATCAAACTGCTTCGCCCGACGGTCCTGCTGAACGCGGTCCTCTGGGAGGAACCGGACGCCATCAAGAACGCCAAGGAGCTGATGAACGATCAAGGCAGCATCCCGCCAAACCTACGCTCGGTGGCCTACATCGGATCGGTCCTGTCCGGCGAGATTCGCTACTGGCAGGACTGCTGGTCGCTGTACACCAAGTTGCGCGCCGAAAAGGACGTCGGCTCGGAGGAACGGATGGAGCTGCTGCGCGCGCTCGGCGTCACCAAGGACGCCTGGCTGCAGAACCGGCTGCTGTCGCACGTCATCACACTGCCCGTCACCGAAGTGGTCCAGGTGCTGCAGACGATCGCCGGAACGCCAACGGGCGGCGCCATGGCTTGTCGCTTTCTGCAGGCCAAGTGGCTCGACTTCCAGTCCAAGCTGGGCAGGGGAAGCGTCAACTTTGCTCGTGTGATATCGGCCATCACGCAGTACGGGTCGACCAAGTTTGACTACGATGAG CTCAAATCCCTGGTCGAGCGCTTCGGCGACGGTCCCGGCATGAAGACGCTCAACATGACGCTGAGCATGGTGGCGGCGAACGTCGAGTGGGTCAGCCGGTCGCAGACGTCCATCTTCAACTGGATCGAGCAAAAGTACCACTTTTGA
- the LOC120420750 gene encoding endoplasmic reticulum aminopeptidase 2 isoform X2, which translates to MTEPDSDDVAFLTGGDSTSGRPGREGVAVCSQKRALCVTAIVLGTLLATALVIAYAGPQTVCPCAGKIPPGYIQEGYNDTEPFQPIASNGQPFPWLLPTLPNNVRPYRYSLTIHPNLTTLDVKGQVTVEFHVEKETNFIVIHAQDLNITEKALVGPKGYALKILRILEYTPRQQLYIELRDKLRKKANYTLSIRWYSKMITDPDGFFVDQFETEHDVKKILAATILRPGSARKAFPCFDEPHLRASFRISLFRDRFHIGLSNSIVQDTDDVGFYMGTGLLRDDFAETPPLPPDSISWVISDFKRQLLDPSPIYQTVNVSKDARKPLLEPTKQPAKLTKAEKKPFRNLTAVLLSKNLFKLTNNQPPSKPSANESSTVVPMAENIIQGNHTNQGAGSDSNHTSAADALEIKTAPAYSFYAPKSYVDKGSFVLHTSRDILEYLQQWLGVAYPLSKLDFIALPTLDEDLTSSLGLIVCRTSFLSSPENVSTKEYHMSVVKISEGIVKQYFGGLISPKAWKHSWLWEGIIQYLSRFILTPIRPLWPMNELFLIETTTRALDMDALQGWESIYTGTTDTGDNDPFYIDKSASMLAMLQSAVGESNFRQCLGKFLKTFKYQTAEPADLWILCSKQVNYSKNVKEMMNFWTHLAGFPLVNVTRTGDELHISQVPFAPAEFLAINDDPSLDENDPLATFGDGSTTTSTTTTIAPTVASKDKRRTRWVFPISYVTSNSDQLPDTIWMNTTETKVTLNHSPKWIKLNHEQTGYFRVLYDEDNWGKLVEQMLINHHVFSTQDRVGLVSDIFTLCHANLLSCDYAMDLIAYFPKEQDWGPVLVGFKHLEKWRKILKYSECYLVLAEYIRQNLAKSILELTWNDTGKEEIKLLRPTVLLNAVLWEEPDAIKNAKELMNDQGSIPPNLRSVAYIGSVLSGEIRYWQDCWSLYTKLRAEKDVGSEERMELLRALGVTKDAWLQNRLLSHVITLPVTEVVQVLQTIAGTPTGGAMACRFLQAKWLDFQSKLGRGSVNFARVISAITQYGSTKFDYDELKSLVERFGDGPGMKTLNMTLSMVAANVEWVSRSQTSIFNWIEQKYHF; encoded by the exons GTGGTGACAGTACAAGTGGCCGACCAGGCCGGGAAGGCGTTGCCGTTTGTTCACAAAAGCGCGCACTATGCGTGACGGCGATCGTGCTGGGAACACTGCTAG CCACCGCCCTGGTGATAGCGTACGCCGGTCCCCAGACGGTATGTCCGTGCGCGGGCAAGATCCCCCCGGGATACATCCAGGAGGGGTACAACGATACGGAACCCTTCCAGCCAATCGCGAGCAATGGCCAGCCGTTCCCGTGGCTGCTGCCAACGCTGCCGAACAATGTGCGACCCTACCGGTACTCGTTGACGATTCACCCCAATCTGACTACGCTCGATGTGAAAG GACAAGTCACGGTCGAGTTCCACGTGGAAAAGGAGACTAACTTCATCGTGATACACGCACAGGATCTCAACATCACGGAGAAG GCACTGGTCGGACCCAAGGGCTACGCGCTGAAGATCCTCCGGATACTGGAGTACACGCCCCGGCAGCAGCTGTACATCGAGTTGCGGGACAAGCTACGCAAGAAAGCAAATTACACGCTCAGTATTCGGTGGTACTCGAAGATGATCACCGATCCGGACGGCTTCTTCGTGGACCAGTTCGAAACGGAGCATGACGTTAAGAA AATCCTGGCCGCTACGATCCTGCGACCGGGCAGTGCCCGCAAGGCATTCCCATGCTTCGACGAGCCACACCTGAGGGCGTCGTTCCGGATATCGCTGTTCCGCGATCGCTTCCACATCGGGCTGTCCAACTCGATCGTTCAGGACACGGACGACGTCGGGTTCTACATGGGAACGGGACTG CTGCGAGACGACTTTGCCGAGACACCGCCACTGCCGCCGGATTCGATCTCGTGGGTGATCAGCGACTTCAAGCGCCAGCTGCTCGACCCATCGCCGATCTACCAGACCGTGAACGTGTCCAAGGACGCCCGCAAGCCACTGCTGGAGCCGACGAAGCAGCCAGCCAAACTGACCAAGGCGGAGAAGAAGCCGTTCCGCAACCTTACTGCCGTTCTACTGTCGAAGAATCTCTTCAAACTGACAAACAATCAACCACCTAGCAAGCCATCCGCCAACGAGTCCAGTACGGTCGTGCCCATGGCCGAGAACATTATTCAGGGAAATCACACCAATCAAGGCGCGGGAAGCGATAGCAATCATACGAGTGCGGCCGACGCCTTGGAGATCAAGACCGCTCCGGCGTATTCGTTCTACGCACCCAAGTCGTACGTAGACAAGGGTAGCTTCGTCCTGCACACATCACGAGACATCCTGGAGTACCTGCAACAGTGGCTGGGAGTTGCTTATCCCCTCTCCAAGCTAGACTTTATCGCGCTACCAACACTAGACGAAGATCTGACGAGTTCGCTGGGACTGATCGTGTGCCGAACGTCCTTCCTCAGCTCTCCGGAGAATGTCTCCACCAAGGAGTACCACATGTCCGTGGTGAAGATTTCCGAGGGCATCGTCAAGCAGTACTTTGGCGGACTGATCTCGCCAAAAGCGTGGAAACACTCCTGGCTTTGGGAAGGTATCATCCAATATCTAAGTCGGTTCATCCTAACCCCAATTCGACCTCTCTGGCCAATGAACGAACTCTTCCTGATCGAAACGACCACCCGAGCGTTGGACATGGACGCCCTGCAAGGTTGGGAGAGCATCTACACCGGAACGACCGACACCGGAGACAACGATCCGTTCTACATCGACAAATCTGCGTCGATGCTGGCCATGCTGCAGTCGGCCGTCGGAGAGTCCAACTTCCGTCAGTGCTTAGGTAAATTCCTGAAGACGTTCAAGTACCAGACGGCGGAACCGGCCGACCTGTGGATCCTCTGTTCCAAGCAGGTCAACTACAGTAAAAACGTCAAAGAAATGATGAACTTCTGGACGCATCTGGCGGGCTTCCCGTTGGTCAACGTGACCCGCACCGGAGACGAACTCCACATCAGCCAGGTACCGTTCGCACCCGCTGAGTTCCTCGCGATCAACGACGATCCCAGCCTGGACGAAAACGACCCGTTGGCGACGTTTGGGGATGGTTCCACCACAACCAGTACGACCACGACCATTGCGCCAACCGTGGCCAGCAAGGACAAGCGACGCACCCGGTGGGTCTTCCCGATCAGCTACGTAACCAGCAACAGCGATCAACTGCCGGACACAATCTGGATGAACACCACGGAAA CTAAAGTAACGCTCAATCACTCGCCCAAGTGGATCAAGCTGAACCACGAGCAAACCGGATACTTCCGGGTGCTGTACGACGAGGACAACTGGGGCAAGCTGGTCGAGCAGATGCTGATCAACCATCACGTCTTCAGCACGCAGGATCGCGTCGGTCTCGTGTCGGACATCTTTACGCTGTGCCACGCGAATCTGCTGTCCTGCGACTATGCCATGGATTTGATCGCGTACTTCCCCAAGGAACAGGACTGGGGACCGGTGCTGGTAGGATTCAAACACCTCGAAAAGTGGCGCAAGATTCTCAAGTACTCCGAGTGCTACCTGGTACTCGCGGAGTACATCCGCCAGAACCTCGCCAAGTCGATCCTGGAGCTGACGTGGAACGATACCGGCAAGGAGGAGATCAAACTGCTTCGCCCGACGGTCCTGCTGAACGCGGTCCTCTGGGAGGAACCGGACGCCATCAAGAACGCCAAGGAGCTGATGAACGATCAAGGCAGCATCCCGCCAAACCTACGCTCGGTGGCCTACATCGGATCGGTCCTGTCCGGCGAGATTCGCTACTGGCAGGACTGCTGGTCGCTGTACACCAAGTTGCGCGCCGAAAAGGACGTCGGCTCGGAGGAACGGATGGAGCTGCTGCGCGCGCTCGGCGTCACCAAGGACGCCTGGCTGCAGAACCGGCTGCTGTCGCACGTCATCACACTGCCCGTCACCGAAGTGGTCCAGGTGCTGCAGACGATCGCCGGAACGCCAACGGGCGGCGCCATGGCTTGTCGCTTTCTGCAGGCCAAGTGGCTCGACTTCCAGTCCAAGCTGGGCAGGGGAAGCGTCAACTTTGCTCGTGTGATATCGGCCATCACGCAGTACGGGTCGACCAAGTTTGACTACGATGAG CTCAAATCCCTGGTCGAGCGCTTCGGCGACGGTCCCGGCATGAAGACGCTCAACATGACGCTGAGCATGGTGGCGGCGAACGTCGAGTGGGTCAGCCGGTCGCAGACGTCCATCTTCAACTGGATCGAGCAAAAGTACCACTTTTGA